One Paraburkholderia sp. HP33-1 genomic region harbors:
- a CDS encoding zinc-dependent alcohol dehydrogenase family protein, whose product MSKVVRFHQTGGPEVLQFDDLEVTAPQSREVQIRVKALGINRAEVMYRTGQYVIEPQFPAGLGYEASGEVIAVGAGVNEFSVGDPVSVIPAFSFAEYGMYGEIVNAPVHAVVKNPAGVTHEEAAATWMMFVTAYGALINYGKLSSSDTVVIGAATSSVGLAAIQIAKMVGATTIALTRSKEKEATLRASGADHVVLSGEPDLTGYIMRASGSRGARIVFDPVGGPNARDIIRAMSHDGIYYQYGALDSRDIPVPVMDLLSKHIVIQGYELFEITTDEKKLEQAKAFISKGLSSKALRPVIDRVFRFDEIADAHRYMEAGNQVGKIVVTL is encoded by the coding sequence ATGTCCAAGGTAGTTCGCTTTCATCAAACCGGTGGCCCTGAGGTGCTTCAGTTCGACGACCTCGAAGTAACCGCGCCTCAGTCCAGGGAAGTTCAGATTCGGGTCAAGGCCCTGGGTATCAACCGTGCCGAAGTGATGTATCGCACCGGCCAATACGTCATCGAACCGCAGTTTCCGGCCGGGCTCGGCTATGAGGCTTCCGGCGAAGTCATCGCTGTGGGCGCCGGCGTCAACGAGTTCTCCGTCGGCGACCCGGTCAGCGTCATTCCGGCGTTTTCATTCGCCGAATACGGCATGTACGGGGAAATCGTTAACGCCCCTGTCCACGCAGTCGTGAAGAATCCGGCAGGAGTAACGCACGAAGAGGCCGCGGCCACATGGATGATGTTCGTCACGGCATACGGCGCACTGATCAACTACGGCAAGTTGAGTAGCAGCGATACCGTGGTCATCGGCGCTGCAACCAGCAGCGTCGGGCTCGCGGCAATCCAGATCGCGAAGATGGTGGGCGCCACCACCATCGCTCTCACCCGCAGCAAGGAGAAGGAAGCGACCCTGCGTGCAAGCGGTGCTGACCACGTCGTCCTGAGCGGCGAGCCGGACCTGACCGGTTACATCATGCGTGCGTCTGGTTCCAGGGGGGCGCGCATCGTCTTTGACCCGGTCGGCGGTCCGAACGCCCGGGATATCATCCGCGCGATGTCCCACGACGGTATCTACTACCAGTACGGAGCGCTCGATTCACGCGATATTCCGGTGCCGGTCATGGACCTCCTGAGCAAGCACATTGTCATTCAAGGATACGAACTGTTCGAGATAACTACCGACGAAAAGAAGCTCGAGCAGGCCAAAGCGTTTATCTCCAAAGGGTTGTCCTCGAAAGCATTGCGTCCCGTCATCGACCGTGTATTCCGCTTCGATGAAATTGCCGACGCCCACCGATACATGGAAGCCGGCAACCAGGTCGGCAAGATCGTTGTAACGCTTTAA